A genome region from Candidatus Paceibacterota bacterium includes the following:
- the sppA gene encoding signal peptide peptidase SppA, translating into MVFALVVLVLLVISVFFNIGHALSGLVPVKVAGYQSSGPRIEEVLKEDNNSSSKIALVTLDGIITSQAIDQGGYSMVDVTKAQLKRAAEDDRVKAVILKVDSPGGEVLASDEIARAIAEFQSKTRGKPVVCSMGSLAASGGYYISAPCRWIVAHELTITGSIGVILSTWNYRGLMDKVGLQPQTFKSGKYKDMLGGSRDPDSITQEEREMVQALVNETYRKFTNVVATGRARAHDKNQTKGRALSKEWAEYADGRVLSGTEAYKLGFVDELGTFEDAISRAKALAGITRANLVEYEQRYDLSDFFRLFGQTDSKVVKVDLGVEAPKLRAGQLYFLSPTFLQ; encoded by the coding sequence ATGGTCTTTGCTCTCGTGGTGCTGGTCTTGCTGGTGATCAGCGTGTTCTTCAATATCGGGCATGCGCTGAGCGGCCTGGTGCCGGTCAAGGTCGCAGGCTACCAGTCTTCTGGCCCTCGGATCGAGGAGGTCCTCAAGGAGGACAACAACTCCTCCAGCAAGATTGCCCTGGTCACTTTGGATGGCATCATCACCAGCCAGGCAATTGACCAGGGCGGCTACAGCATGGTGGATGTGACCAAGGCCCAATTGAAGCGCGCGGCGGAGGACGACAGAGTCAAGGCGGTCATCCTGAAGGTGGATTCGCCGGGCGGTGAGGTGCTGGCCTCGGACGAGATCGCCCGGGCTATCGCCGAATTTCAGAGCAAAACGCGCGGCAAGCCGGTGGTCTGCTCGATGGGCAGCCTGGCTGCGTCCGGCGGCTATTATATCTCGGCCCCGTGCCGCTGGATTGTAGCGCATGAACTGACCATCACGGGCAGCATCGGAGTCATCCTGAGCACCTGGAACTATCGCGGCCTGATGGACAAGGTTGGACTGCAGCCGCAGACATTCAAAAGCGGCAAGTATAAGGACATGCTGGGCGGATCACGCGACCCGGACTCCATCACACAGGAGGAGCGCGAGATGGTTCAGGCCCTGGTGAACGAGACTTACAGGAAGTTCACAAATGTGGTGGCGACCGGCCGGGCCCGGGCGCATGACAAGAACCAGACCAAAGGCCGCGCCCTCAGCAAGGAATGGGCTGAGTATGCCGATGGCCGCGTCTTGTCCGGCACGGAAGCCTACAAACTGGGATTCGTGGATGAGCTGGGCACGTTTGAGGATGCCATCAGCCGGGCCAAGGCTCTAGCGGGCATCACGCGCGCCAATCTGGTGGAGTACGAGCAACGTTACGATCTGTCCGATTTCTTCCGGCTCTTTGGGCAAACTGACAGCAAGGTCGTCAAAGTGGACCTCGGCGTGGAAGCGCCCAAGCTCCGGGCCGGCCAACTCTACTTCCTCTCGCCCACCTTCCTGCAATAG